Part of the Pseudothermotoga sp. genome, AAAGTACGCCCGAAGAAGCTTGCAAACGGCCGTGAGCTCGATCAGACGTTTTCTCAAGGAAGATCTACTGAGCTATCAAGATGGAACTTACTGCTTCGATGAAGAAGGTAGTGTGACCATCGATGCTGAACAGTTTGAGAATTCAATTTTGAGAGCGAAATCCAGCAAAAACGATGAAAAAAGGTTCGTATCGCTCAAAGAAGCTGTTCAAAAGTACACGAACGACGTGATGCCAGATTGTGTCTATCAAGATTGGATCGCACAGGCGAGGGAACATTACAAAGACTTGTTCATCGATGCTCTAATTGAATTGATAGAGTTGTACGAAAGAAAAGGAGATCGAGTTGAAGTTCGAAACCTTTCGAAAAAAGTCTTGAGCGAAGATCCCTTCAACGAAACGGCATGCTTGAGTTACATGAAAGCCACATCTGAGCTCGGCCACGAAATTGAAGCATTACAATTTTATGAGCGCTTCTCCAACAGAATGGAAAAAGAACTCGGTATACTCCCAAGTCAGGAATTGAAGAGCTTTCATGACGAACTTGCTCTACTTCATAAACGGCCCGTCTGGATCATCACTATCAAAGTAAAGAAAATCAACGAAGCTGTAGAAGCGATCAAGAATCTTGTTAGAGAGAAAGACGAGATAAAAATCTTTTCGACCGAGAACGTCGGTGTCTTCGTAAAAGATGTCGATGGAAACACGGCAGAATCGATACAGAAAAGGCTCGAGCAAATTCTAAAAGAACATTCCCTCGAAGCGAAAACTTCCCTCAGGCTGGCACGCTGAAGGTTTCTGTTTTATTCTAAGCAATTTTTCAGTTTGAAATCAGCATTTTTTGAGTGCCACGTTTACGCTTTTTTGTGAAAGCGAGGTAAATTTCGTGGCTTACAAGTTCAAATGTATCGATTGTGGTACCGTCAGTTATTCCACCGCCATGTTGAGGGGAAGAAAGTTGCCGAGGTGTAAAAAGTGTGGAGGTAAATTACTCCGAATCCAACCACCAATGAAGCTGGGGGAAATTCTCATAGAACTGGGGTTCATAACACGCAAAGATCTCGTTCGCGTTTTGAAAATTCAAAGAAAACTGACGAATCGATTGTCGCTTGGAAAGTTACTCACAAAATTGAGACTTGTGAGCCAGAACGAACTTGAAAGAGCTCTGAAGATTCAAAAAGGTATGATGAGTGGAGAATCAGTACAAGACGTAGAGTGAACCCGTCTCTGAGTCCACCACCAATTTGAAACGAGTGTTGTAAACTTGCTCTAAAAGCTTTTCTGTAAGAACTTCTTCTGGTTTACCGTCGGCTACGATCCTACCTTCTTTCATCACCACGAGCCTGTCTGAGATCCGCACAGCGAAGTTTATTTCGTGAAACGCTGCGAGTATGGTTCTTCCTTCCTCATGTAAACGCTTAAGGATCTCAACGACCTCCACGGCGTGTCCTGGATCGAGGTGCGCGGTGGGTTCATCGAAGAGAATTATAGGGGTGTCTTGTGCCAAGATCCTGGCGATCGAAACTCTCCGTTTTTCCCCCGCGCTCAAACTGTTGAAATTCCTGTTCAAATATTGAAGTGCATCCACTTTCTGAAGCGCTTCCCTCACCTTCCGTAGATCGAATTCATCCCAAGAGGTAAAGAAACCCCTTTTGTGAGGGAGCCTACCGGTGAGTACAATCTGGCTGACGAGGAAGGGATAGACTGGATTCAAATCTTCCGTGACGAAACCAACGATCCTTGCGAGCTTTTTTCGACTCACCCGTGTTGGATCGATGCCAGCCACGGTCACAGTACCAAAAATCGGTCTCAACAATCCCGCAACGAGCCTCAGGAGGGTCGTTTTTCCAGAACCGTTGGGACCTATGAGGGAAACGAATTCTCCTTTCTTTACGTGTAGATCTATCGATTTTAGAATCAATTGATCTGTGTAACCAAAATCCACTTTACTCAGTGATATTTCGATCATTCTGTTCACCCTTCTTGAGTAGCACCAGCATCACTGGTACCCCAACGAAGGCTGTGATCACTCCAATGGGCATTTCGGTGGGACTCACAATGGTCCGTGCGATCGCATCACACACGCAC contains:
- a CDS encoding ABC transporter ATP-binding protein gives rise to the protein MIEISLSKVDFGYTDQLILKSIDLHVKKGEFVSLIGPNGSGKTTLLRLVAGLLRPIFGTVTVAGIDPTRVSRKKLARIVGFVTEDLNPVYPFLVSQIVLTGRLPHKRGFFTSWDEFDLRKVREALQKVDALQYLNRNFNSLSAGEKRRVSIARILAQDTPIILFDEPTAHLDPGHAVEVVEILKRLHEEGRTILAAFHEINFAVRISDRLVVMKEGRIVADGKPEEVLTEKLLEQVYNTRFKLVVDSETGSLYVLY